The following nucleotide sequence is from Deltaproteobacteria bacterium.
TCGCATATGCCCTGGGCGGAAAGAATGTCTATTATTTTCTCACGACCATGGAGCGGGGCTGCCTCCAGGTTCTGCCTGTGGCCTATGATGTGCGTAGAAACGCGTGGTACGACGCCGCTGGCCGCGGCAGCCTATAATCTGGCCGTCCTTCTGAGTAGGGACCGTCTAACCGAGGCCGTCTACTGGTGCTCGAAAGCCTTTGAGCTAAGCCCGAATGCGAAATACGCCTATACCCTTCCTTTTACTTGCGGGAAAAAGGTGATACAGACAGTGCGATCAAGGTGCTGCGACCGACGATTGAGCTAGAGCCACCCTACGCTGAGGTCTACCTGCTGCTGGGTGACATCTATGAGAAGCAAGGAAAAGCGGAAGAGGCCCGGGCCGTTTACCGCCAGGCCCTGGCCACACAAGAGCTTTCCAGACGCGATCGATACCGTTTGGAATCGAGACTCCAGGCCTTGCCGCCCGCCGCAGAGAGTGATTGACAGGCAGGGCTTGCAATTGCGGTTCCTCGCGGATTGATTCCGCAGGCCACGGGCAAGAAATCGAGACGACGGAGACGAGGTGATGAAAAAGCTGGAAACGTATGTCGATGTGGAGAGGAGAGACACGGTGAGAAGGTGTGGGATACGGATAAGACCTGTAGTCTTATTGCTCGGCTTGGGATTCGTCCTGGCGGGATGTGCGACCACCCAAGGCAACAGAGGACCCGATATCAAGGAGATGCTCGCTTCCGCCGGGTTTAAGA
It contains:
- a CDS encoding tetratricopeptide repeat protein — encoded protein: MLRPTIELEPPYAEVYLLLGDIYEKQGKAEEARAVYRQALATQELSRRDRYRLESRLQALPPAAESD